The Planctomycetota bacterium genome has a window encoding:
- a CDS encoding folylpolyglutamate synthase/dihydrofolate synthase family protein, which yields MNEPFKSYEEAMQYLFHFTDYERMAKPRDAATSVFGLARMNQLLAFLDNPHERLRVIHIAGTKGKGSTATMTASILQRAGARVGLYTSPHVECIRERIMVNGAWIAEERVTAHLNRFYPYLQDSLKTSEKYTPTFFEIFTAMAFADFLAEGVDFAVLEVGLGGRLDATNVASPVVCGITRIGYDHTDKLGDTLTLIASEKAGILKPGVPAVIAPQEPEALAAIRQRARHLDAPLRLVGQEIALADGGKTFHVSTPNRRYPELAVPLAGEHQRVNAATAIGLAEEAAEASPWRLSPDVARQGLAATRIRARIETIAQRPTVVIDGAHNVDSARTLMATLASDFAFDRLIFVMGMAADKDMDSFLRLVLARASLVVFTRSQNPRAASPDDLVRRARAVSQVEALSCDKPGDALALARARARPDDLICVTGSFYIVGEVLEALRGHPLP from the coding sequence GTGAACGAGCCGTTCAAGAGCTACGAAGAGGCGATGCAGTACCTCTTCCACTTCACCGATTACGAGCGGATGGCCAAGCCGCGCGACGCGGCCACCTCGGTGTTCGGCCTCGCGCGGATGAACCAGCTTCTCGCCTTCCTCGACAATCCGCACGAGCGGCTGCGGGTCATCCACATCGCGGGCACGAAGGGCAAGGGCTCGACGGCCACGATGACGGCGAGCATCCTCCAGCGGGCCGGCGCCCGCGTGGGACTCTACACCTCGCCCCACGTCGAGTGCATCCGCGAGCGCATCATGGTGAACGGCGCCTGGATCGCCGAGGAGCGGGTGACGGCGCACCTGAACCGCTTCTACCCCTATCTCCAGGACAGCCTGAAGACCAGCGAGAAGTACACGCCGACGTTCTTCGAAATCTTCACGGCGATGGCCTTCGCCGACTTTCTGGCCGAGGGGGTGGATTTTGCGGTGCTGGAGGTGGGCCTGGGCGGACGGCTCGACGCGACGAACGTCGCCTCGCCCGTCGTATGCGGCATCACCCGCATCGGCTACGACCACACCGACAAGTTGGGCGACACGCTCACCCTCATCGCGTCGGAGAAGGCCGGTATCCTTAAGCCGGGCGTCCCCGCCGTAATCGCGCCCCAGGAGCCCGAGGCCCTGGCCGCCATCCGCCAGCGGGCGCGCCACCTGGACGCGCCCCTGCGTCTCGTGGGCCAGGAGATCGCCCTCGCCGACGGGGGCAAGACCTTCCACGTTTCGACGCCGAACCGCCGTTACCCCGAGCTCGCGGTGCCGCTGGCGGGCGAACACCAGCGGGTGAACGCGGCCACAGCCATCGGCCTGGCCGAGGAGGCCGCCGAGGCGAGCCCCTGGCGCCTGTCGCCTGACGTCGCGCGCCAGGGCCTCGCCGCCACGCGCATCCGGGCGCGCATCGAGACCATCGCCCAGCGGCCCACCGTGGTGATTGACGGCGCGCACAACGTGGACTCTGCTCGCACGCTCATGGCCACGCTGGCGAGCGACTTCGCGTTCGACCGCCTGATCTTCGTGATGGGGATGGCGGCGGACAAGGATATGGACTCGTTCCTGCGCCTGGTGCTCGCGCGGGCCTCGCTGGTGGTATTCACCCGCAGCCAGAACCCCCGCGCGGCCAGCCCGGACGACCTGGTGCGGCGCGCGCGCGCCGTCAGCCAGGTCGAGGCCCTCTCCTGCGACAAGCCGGGCGACGCGCTGGCGCTCGCCCGCGCCCGGGCGCGGCCCGACGACCTCATCTGCGTGACCGGCTCCTTCTACATCGTGGGCGAAGTGCTCGAGGCCCTGCGCGGGCACCCCCTCCCGTGA
- a CDS encoding UTP--glucose-1-phosphate uridylyltransferase produces the protein MAITKAVVPVAGLGTRLLPATKSQPKEMLPVGRKPVVQYVVEEIQEAGLTSLLFITGRSKTAIENHFDRDAELRRALSNGRKADLLDALAYEEANVEFFYTRQSEQKGLGHAVSLAEGYVRGEPFVIALGDSIIESRQSPSVLRRLIDAFETTGAAAAIAFEEVEPDDVVHYGIADPAETLPGHDGAVFRVRGLIEKPSTAEAPSRLAIAGRYVVASAIFDALRHTRPGKGGEIQLTDALRILLDQGRTVIGLRMRAGERRHDIGNFESYFRSFLHFALHDPEHGPALRQAVARELDE, from the coding sequence ATGGCCATCACCAAAGCCGTCGTACCCGTGGCCGGGCTCGGCACCCGTCTGCTCCCCGCCACCAAGAGCCAGCCCAAAGAGATGCTCCCGGTCGGCCGCAAGCCCGTCGTCCAATACGTGGTCGAGGAGATTCAGGAGGCGGGGCTCACCAGCCTGCTCTTCATCACAGGCCGCAGCAAGACCGCCATCGAGAACCACTTCGACCGCGACGCCGAGCTGCGCCGCGCGCTCTCGAACGGTCGCAAGGCCGACCTCCTCGATGCCCTGGCCTACGAGGAGGCCAACGTCGAGTTCTTCTACACCCGCCAGAGCGAGCAGAAGGGCCTGGGCCACGCCGTGTCGCTCGCCGAGGGTTACGTGCGCGGCGAGCCGTTCGTCATCGCGCTGGGCGACTCGATCATCGAGAGCCGCCAGAGCCCCTCGGTGTTGCGCCGGCTCATAGACGCCTTCGAGACCACCGGCGCGGCGGCCGCCATCGCCTTCGAGGAGGTGGAGCCCGACGACGTGGTCCACTACGGAATCGCCGACCCCGCCGAGACCCTCCCCGGCCACGACGGCGCGGTGTTCCGCGTCCGCGGCCTCATCGAGAAGCCCTCGACTGCCGAGGCCCCCAGCCGCCTTGCCATCGCGGGTCGCTACGTCGTCGCCAGCGCCATCTTCGACGCCCTCCGGCACACGCGACCCGGCAAGGGCGGCGAAATCCAGCTCACCGACGCCCTCCGCATCCTCCTCGACCAGGGGCGCACCGTCATCGGCCTCCGCATGCGGGCGGGGGAGCGACGCCACGACATCGGGAACTTCGAGAGCTACTTCCGCAGCTTCCTCCACTTCGCCCTCCACGACCCCGAGCATGGCCCGGCTCTCCGGCAGGCTGTGGCACGCGAACTGGACGAATGA
- a CDS encoding pyridoxamine 5'-phosphate oxidase family protein: MTLEEAKGFMKEVRWGCLATSDGQTVGCRPMGGRAWMGGELWCAAGAESDKIAQLRNVPHAEYCFARPSGEHIRIAGPCKVSTDNVDKRKLYDAVPFLKNHIPDPASPGYVVIRMAPSRIRAMRGDLDYEDVKLK, encoded by the coding sequence ATGACCCTCGAAGAGGCCAAGGGGTTCATGAAGGAGGTCAGGTGGGGCTGCCTCGCGACGAGCGACGGGCAAACGGTCGGCTGCCGGCCGATGGGCGGCCGGGCGTGGATGGGCGGGGAGCTTTGGTGCGCCGCAGGGGCGGAGTCCGACAAGATCGCCCAGCTCCGCAACGTGCCCCACGCGGAATACTGCTTCGCCAGGCCGAGCGGCGAACACATCCGCATCGCAGGCCCCTGCAAGGTGAGCACGGACAACGTTGACAAGCGGAAGCTCTACGATGCCGTGCCGTTCCTCAAGAACCACATTCCGGACCCCGCCTCGCCCGGGTACGTTGTCATCCGCATGGCCCCCAGCCGCATTCGGGCGATGCGGGGCGACCTGGACTATGAGGACGTGAAGCTCAAGTAG